The proteins below are encoded in one region of Catenulispora sp. GP43:
- a CDS encoding HAD-IIB family hydrolase, with product MTSHAPDVRVMAFDLDGTLAESKSAITERMAGLLVRLLDEVRVCVISGGAFPQFQTQVLEHLRAEPEQLAALNLMPTNGTRYYLYRDGDWREIYAEDLPEDTKREVVDVLTEGAKTLGLWEEKTWGDIIEDRGSQITFSALGQQAPVAAKTAWDPDGSKKERLRAWAAERLPALEVRSGGSTSIDVTAQGIDKAYGMRKLMAELHVGMADILFVGDRLDPQGNDHPVEAMGIRSVAVKNWQDTADFVENWLES from the coding sequence ATGACCTCTCACGCCCCTGATGTCCGTGTCATGGCCTTCGACCTGGACGGCACCCTGGCCGAGTCCAAGTCCGCGATCACCGAGCGAATGGCCGGCCTGCTGGTCCGGCTGCTGGACGAGGTCCGGGTCTGCGTCATCTCCGGCGGCGCGTTCCCGCAGTTCCAGACCCAGGTCCTGGAGCACCTGCGGGCCGAGCCGGAGCAGCTCGCCGCGCTGAACCTGATGCCCACCAACGGGACCCGCTACTACCTGTACCGCGACGGCGACTGGCGGGAGATCTACGCCGAGGACCTGCCGGAGGACACCAAGCGCGAGGTCGTCGACGTCCTGACGGAGGGCGCGAAGACCCTGGGCCTGTGGGAGGAGAAGACCTGGGGCGACATCATCGAGGACCGGGGGAGCCAGATCACCTTCTCCGCGCTGGGCCAGCAGGCCCCGGTGGCGGCGAAGACCGCGTGGGACCCGGACGGGTCGAAGAAGGAGCGGCTGCGCGCCTGGGCCGCCGAGCGGCTGCCCGCTCTGGAGGTCCGCAGCGGTGGCAGCACCTCGATCGACGTCACCGCGCAGGGCATCGACAAGGCCTACGGCATGCGCAAGCTGATGGCCGAGCTGCACGTCGGCATGGCCGACATCCTCTTCGTCGGCGACCGCCTGGACCCGCAGGGCAACGACCACCCGGTCGAGGCGATGGGCATCCGCTCGGTGGCGGTGAAGAACTGGCAGGACACCGCGGACTTCGTGGAGAACTGGCTGGAGAGCTGA
- a CDS encoding DUF4132 domain-containing protein: protein MGWFRGRRKRRGAGADEVGDTTAQGADAHQAADARQASAAGGPDSVAGAVGQERDAQEWDIQEPDIPAPAQDRIPWRHLEAGAYERLLGSLADDADVSALLDYCERSSQWDEAAACRLVDRAPHAGLALSRLVDKEGPARPESTEFISGLIKALPLLRAEDAVPLLVRLAAQQSRLTTGSMPTARAAIRALAAVDGELVPPALHRLAAEARLAALRKAAYAELKRRLRTLANAPEWTVSTYGLDAAGRVRVAVGPGHVAVVRLQTGGQVTVRYHERSGPEAAEGRPLTGRPTAATVEQDTLREVSELAAELRTAVRAARTRLASAQKERREIPLEDWLEHYITHPVTGSLGRTLLWEVRSKAAAGESGTYTGAGTGWRMGLPKKSGRRWALATETTELIVPGDDDVLRIAVPGRLPPAQLRAWTRVLAKAGAESALKQLKPR, encoded by the coding sequence ATGGGGTGGTTCCGGGGGCGGCGGAAGCGGCGCGGCGCCGGGGCGGACGAGGTCGGTGACACGACGGCGCAGGGGGCGGACGCCCACCAGGCGGCGGACGCTCGACAGGCGTCGGCTGCCGGCGGCCCGGACTCGGTCGCCGGCGCCGTCGGGCAGGAGCGGGACGCTCAGGAGTGGGACATTCAGGAGCCGGACATTCCGGCCCCGGCCCAGGACCGCATCCCGTGGCGCCACCTCGAAGCCGGCGCCTACGAGCGGCTGCTCGGCTCCCTGGCCGACGACGCCGACGTCAGCGCCCTGCTGGACTACTGCGAGCGGAGCTCCCAGTGGGACGAGGCCGCCGCGTGCCGCCTGGTCGACCGGGCGCCGCACGCCGGTCTGGCCCTGAGCCGGCTGGTCGACAAGGAGGGGCCGGCGCGGCCCGAGTCGACCGAGTTCATCAGTGGCCTGATCAAGGCGCTGCCGCTCCTGCGGGCCGAGGACGCGGTACCGCTGCTGGTCCGGCTGGCCGCGCAGCAGTCCCGGCTCACGACCGGGTCGATGCCGACGGCGCGCGCCGCGATCCGGGCGCTGGCCGCGGTGGACGGGGAACTGGTGCCGCCGGCGCTGCACCGGCTGGCCGCCGAGGCGCGGCTGGCGGCGTTGCGGAAGGCGGCGTACGCGGAGCTGAAGCGGCGGCTTCGCACGCTCGCGAACGCGCCGGAGTGGACGGTCAGCACCTACGGGCTGGACGCCGCCGGACGGGTGCGGGTCGCGGTGGGGCCGGGCCACGTCGCGGTGGTGCGGCTCCAGACCGGCGGGCAGGTGACGGTCCGCTACCACGAGCGCAGCGGCCCCGAGGCGGCGGAGGGCCGGCCGCTGACCGGCAGGCCGACCGCGGCGACGGTCGAGCAGGACACGCTGCGCGAGGTCTCGGAGCTGGCCGCCGAACTGCGGACCGCGGTACGCGCGGCGCGCACGCGGCTGGCATCGGCGCAGAAGGAGCGCCGCGAGATCCCGCTGGAGGACTGGCTCGAGCACTACATCACGCATCCGGTGACCGGCAGTCTGGGCCGGACCCTGCTGTGGGAGGTGCGGAGCAAGGCGGCTGCGGGCGAGTCCGGGACCTACACCGGCGCCGGTACCGGATGGCGGATGGGTCTGCCGAAGAAGTCCGGGCGGCGCTGGGCGCTGGCCACCGAGACCACCGAACTGATCGTGCCCGGGGACGACGACGTACTGCGGATCGCCGTCCCGGGGCGGCTGCCGCCGGCGCAGCTGCGGGCCTGGACCCGGGTCCTGGCCAAAGCCGGAGCCGAGTCGGCTCTGAAGCAGCTCAAGCCGCGGTGA
- a CDS encoding NADP-dependent malic enzyme, whose protein sequence is MSGQLIPTQSLESDTAEDEVGDTGETPVFDLHRGGKMEVRATVPLRDRADLSLAYTPGVAEVCTAIAARPELAMDYTWKANTVAVVTDGTAVLGLGDIGPLAALPVMEGKAVLFKQFGGVDAVPVCLDCTDVDDLVETIARLAPGFGGINLEDISAPRCFEVERRLQERLDIPVFHDDQHGTAIVLLAALRNAAKVVNRPLADLRAVISGAGAAGVAIAKILLDAGIGDLTVVDSRGIVSADRADLTPVKTELAAITNRARLTGGLAEAMRGADVFIGVSSGSVPEEYVATMAPNAIIAAMANPTPEIHPDVAHKYAAVVATGRSDFPNQINNVLAFPGVFAGALSVRASRITEGMKLAAAEALAAVVADELSADKVIPSPFDERVAPAVTAAVADAARRDGVARL, encoded by the coding sequence ATGTCAGGGCAGCTCATCCCGACCCAGTCCCTCGAATCCGACACCGCCGAGGACGAAGTGGGCGATACGGGCGAAACGCCCGTCTTCGACCTGCACCGCGGCGGGAAGATGGAGGTGCGCGCCACGGTCCCGCTCCGGGACCGGGCCGACCTCTCGCTGGCCTACACGCCGGGTGTCGCAGAGGTCTGCACCGCCATCGCCGCTCGTCCGGAGCTGGCGATGGACTACACATGGAAGGCGAACACGGTCGCGGTGGTCACCGACGGCACCGCCGTCCTAGGCCTGGGCGACATCGGACCGCTGGCCGCGCTCCCGGTGATGGAGGGCAAGGCGGTCCTGTTCAAGCAGTTCGGCGGGGTCGACGCCGTCCCGGTCTGCCTGGACTGCACGGACGTGGACGACCTGGTCGAGACCATCGCCCGGCTGGCCCCGGGCTTCGGCGGCATCAACCTGGAGGACATCTCGGCCCCGCGCTGCTTCGAGGTGGAGCGCCGCCTGCAGGAGCGCCTGGACATCCCGGTCTTCCACGACGACCAGCACGGCACGGCCATCGTGCTGCTGGCCGCGCTGCGCAACGCCGCCAAGGTCGTGAACCGGCCGCTGGCAGACCTGCGCGCGGTGATCTCCGGCGCCGGCGCGGCGGGCGTGGCGATCGCCAAGATCCTGCTCGACGCGGGCATCGGGGATCTGACCGTGGTGGACTCCCGCGGCATCGTCTCCGCGGACCGCGCCGACCTGACCCCGGTGAAGACCGAGCTGGCGGCGATCACCAACCGCGCGCGGCTGACCGGCGGCCTGGCCGAGGCGATGCGCGGCGCCGACGTCTTCATCGGCGTCTCCAGCGGCAGCGTGCCCGAGGAGTACGTGGCCACCATGGCGCCGAACGCGATCATCGCGGCCATGGCCAACCCCACCCCCGAGATCCACCCCGACGTCGCGCACAAGTACGCCGCCGTCGTGGCCACCGGCCGCTCGGACTTCCCCAACCAGATCAACAACGTCCTGGCCTTCCCCGGGGTCTTCGCCGGAGCCCTGTCGGTCCGCGCCTCCCGCATCACCGAGGGCATGAAGCTGGCCGCCGCCGAGGCGCTGGCCGCCGTGGTCGCCGACGAGCTGTCCGCCGACAAGGTGATCCCCAGCCCCTTCGACGAGCGCGTCGCCCCGGCCGTCACCGCGGCCGTCGCCGACGCCGCGCGCCGCGACGGGGTCGCGCGGCTGTAG
- a CDS encoding ABC transporter substrate-binding protein, which produces MRAGRTSRAVIVGAAGIALVLTAAGCGSGSKPGSSSTGSSGSTASSSGSGAVDSAAAALVPAAIKSKGVITIATDPSYPPNESKDQNGNIVGWDVDMGNAIAAKLGLKANFTEVTFDDIVTGISTNKYDAGMSSITDNKTREGVDDFVTYFNAGTKLMVPKGNPKNLTDNSPTDLSLCGLTIGVEKGTIQENPDIPTRNKACEAAGKPDIKTLSQDTQDQINESLSSGRCDAVLADSPVVDYYAKSGNFQAVGDLYSGAPYGIAIAKSNSGLSQAFLAALKDLVADGTYHQLTTKYGIQAGDYTTPGLNQATS; this is translated from the coding sequence ATGCGAGCCGGGAGAACATCCAGGGCCGTCATAGTCGGGGCCGCGGGGATCGCGCTGGTCCTCACCGCGGCCGGCTGCGGAAGCGGCAGCAAGCCCGGAAGCTCGTCAACCGGATCGTCCGGTTCCACCGCCTCCTCCTCGGGCTCGGGCGCCGTCGACAGCGCGGCCGCCGCCCTGGTGCCGGCCGCGATCAAGAGCAAGGGCGTCATCACCATCGCGACCGACCCCAGCTACCCGCCGAACGAGTCCAAGGACCAGAACGGCAACATCGTCGGCTGGGACGTGGACATGGGCAACGCGATCGCCGCGAAGCTGGGCCTGAAGGCGAACTTCACCGAGGTCACCTTCGACGACATCGTCACGGGCATCTCCACGAACAAATACGACGCCGGCATGTCCTCCATCACGGACAACAAGACCCGTGAGGGCGTCGACGACTTCGTGACCTACTTCAACGCCGGCACGAAGCTCATGGTCCCCAAGGGCAACCCGAAGAACCTCACGGACAACTCCCCGACCGACCTGTCGCTGTGCGGCCTGACGATCGGCGTGGAGAAGGGCACGATCCAGGAGAATCCGGACATCCCGACCCGCAACAAGGCGTGCGAGGCGGCCGGCAAGCCGGACATCAAGACCCTGTCCCAGGACACCCAGGACCAGATCAACGAGTCGCTGTCCTCCGGCCGCTGCGACGCGGTCCTGGCCGACTCCCCGGTCGTGGACTACTACGCCAAGAGCGGCAACTTCCAGGCGGTCGGCGACCTCTACTCCGGCGCCCCCTACGGCATCGCCATCGCCAAGAGCAACAGCGGGCTGTCGCAGGCCTTCCTGGCCGCCCTGAAGGACCTGGTCGCCGACGGCACCTACCACCAGCTCACCACCAAGTACGGGATCCAGGCCGGCGACTACACCACCCCCGGTCTGAACCAGGCGACGAGCTGA